Within the Miscanthus floridulus cultivar M001 chromosome 17, ASM1932011v1, whole genome shotgun sequence genome, the region ccgtcgacgcgaccataccgacgttggctacactcctaatgtgttgccaacaaatccgaagagacagaggcgtccgagggatccttacactcctgggtcttagtttgttaggtcaaacgaatattggtatccgaaacttgcggggttatttggttatgttatgtcaaacttatgtcaaaacaatgaatatattatgtggcagcttgtcaacttgcttcttattcgtttctttgagtcgcggcagcactgccggcgagattaagtaccatacgttcgggaaccgacagtcccggcgtatctggacgccggtggcaatttttcgtaattgattagttaaaatggtgcataaccgtattatgaaagacgaaaaactaatcattggcttatcaaattctctattcggtcgtgaaaaaaactcaacaaaatacgggcgcgacgcgtttcgattcAACCATCCAGGTTGCCCGGGCCGGCGGCAggcgcagcggccaggtggtgtggctgctcgtgcggtatatttggtccagccgcgccacgcaACAGGGCGCGGCAGGACCTGCCACGTCATCGTCCCCCAAGccggcccacgccacgtcagccctctgtcgcgccaccatgcatgacgcggcacaggcatttggccgcgacATAGCAATAGGCGCGGCTAAAAGtgttaatttaaaaaaaaaccgacaaggttagatttaaaaatatattaaaaaagggttaaaattaaaaaaaatcacgaGGAACGGCAGGTGACGATGGTTAAGGCTTCGAGCTGCCACACGAGCGAAGGGAGGAGGCTTGGTTTGACGGCCCGATGAAATTGCTACTCCGGATCCAACGGTGTCGAGATTTAGACACGTGGTCAAATAATATAGACACGTGGTCAAATAATATAGACACGTGGTCAAATAACACGCGAGGTGCAAGTTTGGTCTTGTAGAAAGCCGAGGGTGGGGAGGTGTGGCAACGAGTGTGGGACGTAAATGGGGTAGGCGAGAAATGGGATAAAGCTAAGGAGTTCATACGCAACAGCCACCGTTTCTGCAGTGTGAGCCGCTAGTTGGGCTCCTGTCGAATGCATACTCTCTTGAGTCAACTCGTCTTGAGTGTCATCATAATGTGTTGACCAGTGACTCAGCGTCGTTTGATTGGGTGGCTGGCACCAATGGACCTACACAAATATAAATGACCACGGCATGAAATCTATATTTATATTTGTATGTGGTTCGTAGGTTGTTGGTTTATATAAttttttgaaaatagaaataTTTGATTTAGGATAAATTAAATATGACATGTAAGAAAGGCGGAAGTGGTATTGGCCGGTTAGAAGCTGATCTGGCACTGGCTGGAGAGCAGTGGCCGGCCGGTGTGAGTGCGATGGATTCTCTTCTCAGAGGCCGGTGCCCGGGAGCCGGAGCCCGCCCTGCGACGAATAGCTAGCTAGCAAGCATATATTCCTGCATCGCTTTCGCTTCCATCCATCCTAATTCGATTCACACCAATTAGTCTAGCTTCCTTTGATTTCTTCTGCCAAGTTATTAAAGGGAAGGAGATAGATGCTTCCACTATCACAGATTCTCTTTCTTGTTCTCCCCATGcacataaataaatatatatatcatCACTGGATGGAACCGCCGGATCGGATGCTCACACCACAAGCGCTCCAAATGCAAATAATGGTCTGCTGCTGCTGACTGGTGGTGAGTGGCGAGAGCTAGCTAGCATCATGTCGTCGTGGCTGCACTCCTCCGACCAGCGGCGGTCCTGGAAGCGCAGCTGGGCGGCGCGCGCCCTGTCGTCGTGCTCGCTGCCGCCGCCCGGCCTGCTGGCCTTCTTCGCCatcgtcgtcttcttcctcgccgtCTCCGGGTACGTGGACTACAAGGCCATCGAGCGCCGCGCCGAGATCGGCGCCCGCGTCTTCGCCGCGCCgctcgccctcgccgccgcctTCCTCCTCTTCGCCGCGCTCAGCTGGCGCCGCAGGTACTGGACCACCAGGAGGATGAGGCAAAGGGCGGTGCACCACTACCCATGGTCGTCGTCGCACGATGCGTCctcgtcgtcggcggcggcgccgtggGGCGTGGCGGTTGCGGTGGCCATACTGCTGCTCATGATGACGTTCCAGGAGTCCGTCCACTCCATGTGGTTCAGGCCGCTCTGGGACTCCGACTACTACGACCCCTAAGCTACGAATCCAATCCACAAACCCActagttacatatatatatataccttccTCTTCTTCAATTCAGTTGCATGCGCGTGTATGTTTGATGTATTACCTGCGATGTATAATACTACCGCATGTTTATTTATATATACCTCTTCTGTTTCTGTATAATAATCGTGTGTTTTTTGTTGACCTTGATCATGCGTGTAGCCCTAGTCATAAGTCAGTGTGTTTCCTTAATGGCCACAAGTGGCCGGTTCACAAATCAAGCACACGGCAATCAGCATTTGTGCCTGCTTAGCAAGCAGACTCCTTTTGGATAAAGGACACGTAACAGCAAGGACAGAGGAAACAACAGTCGAGGACCACGAAGGTGAAAACAGGCAAGTCAGGTCACAAGGCCGTCGGAGGCGAAGAGGAAGACCAACCCACGAACATGATGAATGGACAAGGCGGCAGTGGAAACGCACAGACAACGAGCGGATGGCGGAGTGGCACCTGGACACAGCTAGGGACGCGTGAGCGTAGGCGGCGTAGGACAGGAACGACAACGGCACGAAGGAGAACATGAGATTTTTAGGCCATGCACAACTTTCTTTATTGTACTGAATTGAATTGAATTGGCCATGCTTCTTTGGAAGCAACCGCGGACAACTTCCTTTGTTGAATTGAGGTTTGGCTTTTCTATCACATGGTAGATTATAGATCCAACAGTTGCATGAGGGAGTGGATTTGGTATACATACAGAGAcatggagaaggagaaggagaatggACCTTGTCCAAAGCCAAGAC harbors:
- the LOC136518590 gene encoding uncharacterized protein, which encodes MSSWLHSSDQRRSWKRSWAARALSSCSLPPPGLLAFFAIVVFFLAVSGYVDYKAIERRAEIGARVFAAPLALAAAFLLFAALSWRRRYWTTRRMRQRAVHHYPWSSSHDASSSSAAAPWGVAVAVAILLLMMTFQESVHSMWFRPLWDSDYYDP